The sequence TAAATGGTGATACCAACCTTTTCACATTTCTTGCAACTTCTGGTTCGAATCATGGATTCTATTACTCTGGCCTCATGAATTAACAATCAAAGATCCATGCCACATGAATTGGATTTTCTTTCTAATTATGGTGTCACACTAAAGCTCATGCACATCTAGCGTACATCATCATCTCGAAATTCACCGGTCAAGTTTCAACAGTTCCCACAAAATTGAAAGAAGTTGAGCTATGGCTATGTCCATCAGCACTACGGACTCATAGATTTCTGCAAGATGACATAGCCCATTTATGCTTCTGAGGCCATCTTCACCAGGACAAAGCTACAACAGGGCCACTATTCAAAAATACTTGCTGCTGCAATTTACTATTTCACATTTATACTTGAGGAACCAATTCTACTGCTGATAGTGATGAGAGCTTAGTTCTAGCTGGGACTTAAATTATGGAGAAATAACCCATTACTTGATACGAAATTTAATTATACAATGGATTTAAACTCAGTTGAATCCTACATATAAGTATCAGAAAACAATATAAGAGTCCTATAATCCAACAAATAGGAAGAGATGGCCCAGCTAGCGGGTGCTTTCCACTCATACTCCTTCCTGCGTCCAACTAGTAGGCTGAGGGACTGATCGACCTTAGGATTAATAGCAGAAGGCAGGAATTGACCTCCCATGCAAATTGACAGTAGTGAGGATGGTGCTTCTACCCTTGCCTTTATTTTCCAGATTAACTGCTTGTCTCTGTCTAGCACATCAATAAACCAATAAACTGGGATGTCCGGGAAAACCATACAGACATTAGACTTGGCTTAGTTTCTATTGACTTGGTAAAACTTAAACTTCTTTTTGcttaaaaaaccaaaacaaaacacaaGCTCAGCTAGTTTAAAGTGACACAGTAAGAACAGACCTTCTATATGCTTGGTAAAGAATCTTTATAGGAGTAGCAGAAAGAAAAGAACTAGCAGAGAAGGCATGCACATACAGAAAGAGAGAGCTAATCTGATGGCCAACAGCTTCCTAAAAAAATGGGGTGTTTAAGGGCTGGAAAATATAGAGCAACCACACAACTAGTCATCATCCATTAGCACAATAATCCAATCTTGACAAAACAGAACAAGACACAAAACAATGCATACTGCATACCTACAGAGATGTTGAAGCAGTAGAAGTCCATTGCTTATTACCAAGCATGATTACAATAACAGTAACATCGTCATGGTACTTCCTTCTTCTCCCAGCAGGTATCATCATCAACTCTTCAGTACTGAAGCCTACATGAGAACAATAGTCAGAATTTGGCAATGAACCTATATAATTGATTCAATttccccccccaaaaaaaaagatgaaactGTGACCCGAAAGTCTAAGAGAGATAGGGGAGGTGCATTAATcagtatattttttatatgctatGTTCTCTATTGATTAGGGTACTTGGACTGTTGGACATGAAACCCAGCTCACTGAAGCGGGGAGATAGATCTAACCAGCAAAGTGGGAACACGCATGTGCGTACACACACAGATTTGACATGTAATCCATGGGATGGGGAATTTCccagaaacaaaaaatagatagacaccaaagaggaaaaaaaaaacccaaatcatGAGGCATGCACATCAAATTGAATAGAAAGAAGGAATAAGAAATACCTGCATTATCAGCTGCTTTGAGGATGAGCTGTTCAACCAGATGTTTTGCAGGATCACCAGAGGGGTTATGCTGAATAAAAAGATGCACAAGTTGCACAACTTCATCATTGCTGAAGAAATCAAAGAGTCCATCACTTCCCAAAACAATGAATTGATCTTTCTCTGACACTGTATGGCTCATGGTGAATGGATGTGTGTAAACATAAGGAGGACTGCACAAATTTCGTACTCGAAGAATGCCCATCAGCATATCATTCATTTTGCTCTGTGGAATTTAAAAAGTGTGCAAGAGAAAGTTAGAaatgacttttttcttttttcttaaagagAAACTATTAATGTTGAAACATAACAAGCACCCCCTTTCCCTgccaaaaaggggaaaaagaaaaggaagaaaaacaatGAGTACCTTTTTAAGATAACCAACTCCAAATGCCCGGGTTAGCTTTAGCTTTCCTTTCACTCTTCCATTAAGGACAGGTGAAGGATCTTCAGGGTGATCATCCAAAAGTTTTCTATATTCAATTTCATTGTCCACAGTATGAGTTTCTGTCAGCTGGATGGCCTTCAATTTACCATCCTCTCGAGTCTCATTTGTTGCTAGTATGGCCCTGCTATCACCTAAATTTAAAACATAGAAGTTGTTCCCATGAAGAAGCCCCACCAAGATGCATGATCCAACAGACACTAGGTCAGGCCGATCTTCCATTTCCTGTTCAACCATGTACATAAAATCACTTTCAGCTTGGGCAACAGCCCAAATAAGGCAATCCGTCACACTATGGTGGAACCGTTCACATGTGAATTCTCCACTTGAAGAATGTGGAACGATAGTTCCTATCCCTCCAGAATCTGAAATGTTGGGTGCAATATGCCCAAACATTTCATTCCTGACTGTGTCATCTTCTAAGGTACTTTCAAATGGATCATGGTGCTTCTTTGCACGCCATTCCAGCAAATGCAGATAAAACCCAATGTTCTCATAAAGAGTTCCAGCTAAAAAGTCAGCAGCATCCCGACCATTAAATCCATCATATATGCCACAGAAGAGCCATCCATTTTCTTCAGAACACACAGCTTGGACTCTGTCCTCACCTGCAGCTCCACCAGCCATTTGTACGTCAATCGCATTGAGAAAGCTGGAGGATTCTATTCTGGTAGGAGCACTCATTGATTTCCACAAGTTCCTTTCACTTTCAACAAAGTCATTCTCTGTTGATGCACTTCCACCTAATGTAGTCATACTGCTTTGAGAGGATGAGAAGACAGAGTCTACTCGTGAAAGAGAGGGGGAAGATGCCATTCTTTTAAATGATCTTGGCGAATCAAGACTAGGCAGGATCTCCTCTCCAATAAAACCATTACAGATATTTGTGTTTGCCAGAGTGGCATTAGCACTAAGAGCAGCACCAGACAGACAAGAAAACGAACTACTCCTCGTTTTCATATTAGAATTTTGAATCATGAACCCATCCGAAAAATCAATTCCATTTGGTACATTAACAGAGGGAGGGCTGGTAGTGCTGCATTGATAGCCAAAACTAACACTTAGATCCCTTGAAGGAACAGGGATGTCTTCTGGTCTTCTCATTATTTCTAAATGTAAGGATGGAAAGGTGTTCAGTTCATGCTGATAACAAATTGTTCTTGCTCACAGCAGGCAACGCACACCCAATTGTAGACTAATGACAGAGTTTCAAACATTTAGATATTGACAGAAGTTGAGTCTGTtgcaaaatattataaagaaatATGGTTAGCTGTTAGCATAAAAAATGAACCTATTAGGGTTCAGTTTTTTAGATGGAAAATAATTGCAGAGAAATTGTTACTGGACAAAagggaaaacaataaaataaaatgcctaaataaatattttcaacaagCTAGTCGAAGAGAATAAATTTACTTTGAGCTTCTGATAAAAGAATCGTAAGTATTTATAATTACATTGTGGTCCaacaaataataagaagaaaaccGATCCTGGGCCAGTAATTGAATATATAATGGTGATGCCATTATTTATGTGTGTGTAAGGAAGAGTATACATGTGTGATTGGAAAGCCTTTAAACACTTGACCAATGTGACAAAACTGTTTCATTTCTAAGCACTTCAATGCTTTATTTAACCCACAGGTATCTTCAGTGATGCCTTCTTAATTAATTGCTTTTGATTCCACTATTGAAATCAAACACAACCCCAACAAACCTGGTGCCTACCTGCAACCCAAACAATCCACACCccccaaataaataataaagggGCCTTGGTGGCCATGAGTAAAGATGGAATAGAAAAGAAT is a genomic window of Vitis riparia cultivar Riparia Gloire de Montpellier isolate 1030 chromosome 1, EGFV_Vit.rip_1.0, whole genome shotgun sequence containing:
- the LOC117912089 gene encoding probable protein phosphatase 2C 40 isoform X1; the encoded protein is MRRPEDIPVPSRDLSVSFGYQCSTTSPPSVNVPNGIDFSDGFMIQNSNMKTRSSSFSCLSGAALSANATLANTNICNGFIGEEILPSLDSPRSFKRMASSPSLSRVDSVFSSSQSSMTTLGGSASTENDFVESERNLWKSMSAPTRIESSSFLNAIDVQMAGGAAGEDRVQAVCSEENGWLFCGIYDGFNGRDAADFLAGTLYENIGFYLHLLEWRAKKHHDPFESTLEDDTVRNEMFGHIAPNISDSGGIGTIVPHSSSGEFTCERFHHSVTDCLIWAVAQAESDFMYMVEQEMEDRPDLVSVGSCILVGLLHGNNFYVLNLGDSRAILATNETREDGKLKAIQLTETHTVDNEIEYRKLLDDHPEDPSPVLNGRVKGKLKLTRAFGVGYLKKSKMNDMLMGILRVRNLCSPPYVYTHPFTMSHTVSEKDQFIVLGSDGLFDFFSNDEVVQLVHLFIQHNPSGDPAKHLVEQLILKAADNAGFSTEELMMIPAGRRRKYHDDVTVIVIMLGNKQWTSTASTSLDKQLIWKIKARVEAPSSLLSICMGGQFLPSAINPKVDQSLSLLVGRRKEYEWKAPASWAISSYLLDYRTLILFSDTYM
- the LOC117912089 gene encoding probable protein phosphatase 2C 40 isoform X2, with translation MRRPEDIPVPSRDLSVSFGYQCSTTSPPSVNVPNGIDFSDGFMIQNSNMKTRSSSFSCLSGAALSANATLANTNICNGFIGEEILPSLDSPRSFKRMASSPSLSRVDSVFSSSQSSMTTLGGSASTENDFVESERNLWKSMSAPTRIESSSFLNAIDVQMAGGAAGEDRVQAVCSEENGWLFCGIYDGFNGRDAADFLAGTLYENIGFYLHLLEWRAKKHHDPFESTLEDDTVRNEMFGHIAPNISDSGGIGTIVPHSSSGEFTCERFHHSVTDCLIWAVAQAESDFMYMVEQEMEDRPDLVSVGSCILVGLLHGNNFYVLNLGDSRAILATNETREDGKLKAIQLTETHTVDNEIEYRKLLDDHPEDPSPVLNGRVKGKLKLTRAFGVGYLKKSKMNDMLMGILRVRNLCSPPYVYTHPFTMSHTVSEKDQFIVLGSDGLFDFFSNDEVVQLVHLFIQHNPSGDPAKHLVEQLILKAADNAGFSTEELMMIPAGRRRKYHDDVTVIVIMLGNKQWTSTASTSLQRQAVNLENKGKGRSTILTTVNLHGRSIPAFCY
- the LOC117912089 gene encoding probable protein phosphatase 2C 40 isoform X3, with protein sequence MRRPEDIPVPSRDLSVSFGYQCSTTSPPSVNVPNGIDFSDGFMIQNSNMKTRSSSFSCLSGAALSANATLANTNICNGFIGEEILPSLDSPRSFKRMASSPSLSRVDSVFSSSQSSMTTLGGSASTENDFVESERNLWKSMSAPTRIESSSFLNAIDVQMAGGAAGEDRVQAVCSEENGWLFCGIYDGFNGRDAADFLAGTLYENIGFYLHLLEWRAKKHHDPFESTLEDDTVRNEMFGHIAPNISDSGGIGTIVPHSSSGEFTCERFHHSVTDCLIWAVAQAESDFMYMVEQEMEDRPDLVSVGSCILVGLLHGNNFYVLNLGDSRAILATNETREDGKLKAIQLTETHTVDNEIEYRKLLDDHPEDPSPVLNGRVKGKLKLTRAFGVGYLKKSKMNDMLMGILRVRNLCSPPYVYTHPFTMSHTVSEKDQFIVLGSDGLFDFFSNDEVVQLVHLFIQHNPSGDPAKHLVEQLILKAADNAGFSTEELMMIPAGRRRKYHDDVTVIVIMLGNKQWTSTASTSL